The genomic region TTATTTTTATACCCAAACGAAACACAtgacataattctttttgtattgatttgtgAAAAGCAATACAACCACTTGTtcaataaaagataaataataatgagaGTGTACCCCCTGTACTTCTCCCTCCATTATTCATAAAATGCTTAGATATTTAATGATTagttaattgagttttaatttgattgatacGGGTTTTGTTGTTAATGTAGGAGGATGTAGGTTTGAGTATtctgaaacgcattatcctcttatttatgggttgaggagaGGCTATGGGTAGTTCTGGGTATTGTATCGAAAAGAGCAGATACGATAAGAACATATAATgagatcaaataaaaaaaagatattttatgattaaatatagggactaaaaccataattagaCCAAACCTGATTAAAGTACATACTCCATTGTTCAAACCCAGGATAGCAACATTTATTAGGTTGAGTGAAGAGGAGCTTTGATACCTCTTAAGTAATGCTACAAGTATGAGTCTTATAGTTGgaaaaaaatgttattaaaatagAGAGagcaaattatgtcaaattaaaggggttaaatttctaatttcagcATAATACAAGGAGTAAGACCATGACCATGCTAGAAGTACAAGTCTTGTGAAGGATGAAAACATTGATATTAAAGTTGAGGGATCAAATTGtgtcaaattaaaacaaaagaaaacaaattccAAGTTCTAGcaaaatacaaggactaaaacCATTATTAGCccaaatatgattaaaatacaTCCTTCATAGTTCAAACCTACCTATCCCATGAATACCAATATTTATTGGGTTGAACGGTAAGCAACTTGATATCTATTAAGTAAGATTTTAAATACGAACTTTGTAGATGAAGACAATATTGAAAAAGTTTATCTCATCTAAGAGTAAGACCTAAATCGattttaaagttaatcaaaactCGATATAATTACTCGAAACCAGAGTGTCTCACTaaaatatatcgcaaagaaagtAAAGAAAGAAGATTTGTCTTAGCTTCAACTCTAATTTGATATGTATCATAACGAATCTAGTAACTAATTATTTGTATTCTGTAAATTCATTAAGAAATATAGATATTGACCATAAGTTTTAAAGTTGTTCCATACTCAGAGCGAAGATCGACCTCATACCCAGATATTATATGTTGTTCACATTGATAATTGAGATTTAGcctacaaattaaaaaaatggtatctttaatttttatatttattaaaaaatgaaaagaattacctGTTTTGTAGGCTAAGCATTGCATCCAATCTTTTGTGCCAAACTGATTACAAGAAGCCAAATAACAGTTTACAGCTCACCAAATGACATTAAATTTTGCTTCATATTCAGACAAATATAGGtttttgttgtaataaaataataataaacaaatggCCTAAGTTTAGACAAATGGAAAAATAGGGACAAAACAGGGAATGTAAAAGTTCATTGAGAGTCTTATTCAGACAGCTAACTCggttttacctttttttatttcttaattttctctGAAAGGTTTAATATTggttttagtccttttactattttgaaatttgaatttaatctccctgttttaatttaacataatttagtcATCTTCGGTAAAAGTACAATTCAGGCCCTTATACTAGGAgccagattgcattttgtctcctctactcaaaaaatagacaaattagtctctggacattagatcaaaaagtaaattgatcgttttgttaaaaattctatttatttttactattgaaAATTGGTCATTGTATGCCAGAATGAGGTACACGTGACACACCATGTGTAACAATCTGGTTATTTTATCAGCcagaccaatttttaacaataaaaaagaccaatttactttttgatctaatgtataaggactaatttgctttGCCTTATCCCCTCAATGGAAAGCTGGCCTTTTAGTcccctcaaaaatttaaaattagaagtTAATATGTAATAAAACTATACTTTGACccccaaaacaaaaacaattctATTTAGTCCCttagaaaatgatgaaatcataagtttatacatgataaaattacactttaacctctcaaaatttataatttaattccacccTTCTCCACTAAAAATTTTCTGGCTTTACCCCTGATAACATTATAAAACTGAAGGATTAtattataccaaattaaaataaaagatcaaTTCTCAACTTTCAACataataaagggactaaaaatcaaaattaaacctttaaagaaagtttttctttttctaggtTACTTCCTGTGACTTTCTCACTTTCTCATGCACTTTGAACATTACAAGAAAAAGATtctgttgttttctttttgttcaacACAAGTTAAATGTGATTACTTTAACaacataatagaaaaaaaaaagtctttttcttaattaaaattacaaaggAGCCCACCATTTTTGCCTATAAAAACCCAATTCTAGCTCTGTTCTTCCTCCTCCTTGGCCCTCTGGTCTTCCTATAGAACATCAACAAAAtcctctgtttttttttttttttgttcttcaaaGACACTTCCTTCTGTTAGCTTTGCCCTGTTTTTTGGTAACTggtatggtttttattttctcattataaccttaaattttcttgcatttttcttttctttgtcaaagcttttctttttggtacCATTTCTTTGATGTTTGTTTTCCTATCATATTGAAATGAAAAGTGCCACCTTTACATAATGCATTTTTTTAAGCCGAAAAAGTTCTGATCTTTTCTTTCATGGTGGAAAGAAATTTGGGTTCAGGGCAAAATCTTAGTAGGACTCGAACCCATATTACATCTAGGATGTTTATCATAATTATCAtaccaacacaccaaacacgGATTTAAATTCgggtttttttttggtttatttttcacCATCTTTTAatgcttttgttttttaaaattatcatcatttttcCTTTCCAACTCCTTAAAAATGTACCATTtgagttgttttttttaataatataaactcTATAATAACATTTTTGGACTATGATGTTAACTTAATTTCATTGGTGATTTAAGGTGTATTGAtcaaagagagagaaaaaaaaatggaatatgAGGACATATATGGACTATCTCCAAGGCCCAAATATGATTGCCTTCTCTTTGGTAAGCtaaatgagaaaaaagaaaaatcaaaggttaattaattaatatatgaactAAAAGGCCtttaaatgatataatgaaACCCTTTTTTCTATTGGAATTTGCAGATCTTGATGATACCCTTTATCCCTTGAGCTCTGGTCTTGCTAAAGCATGTGGAAACAACATTAAAGGTAAAGGATTTTTTGCCATTGTGATCTTTGTAATTGTATCATCTAACTCTTTCTTCTGTTTTTAACTAAACCCAAATTGTACTCTCGTGATTGGTCCCATAGTAAAAAATTGTTCATCTGTAGAATCCATCCAGGTTTGAGTCTTCAAGAGAGCAAGTGTTGGAACTTTATTTGGACAGCTCCCTTTTGAACCTAATCAGAGGCTCTATCATTTTTTgggtcaaattataattttaccatttatttacttaaaaattttataaaactttaagaGCTAAAAgcacaattttttattttaggggagTCAGGGCTCCTACTTGCCCCTCCTttcgtgtgtgtgtgtgtgtgtgtgtcctGTGGATATGTCGCTACCATATGTACGTGTATACTAACCTTTTAATTGTACCATaccagaagaaaaaaaataacccaatttttatttttaatttttttttacagattACATGGTTGAAAAGCTGGGGATTGGAAAGGagaaaattgttgaattgtcCAACTACTTGTATAAGAATTATGGGACAACAATGGCTGGCCTTAGggtatatttactttttattttttcttgttttttttttctcattagGTAAAAGCTATAAATTCAATGGGGgttaccttatttttatttctccttGCAGGCTGTTGGTTATGACTTTGACTATGATGATTACCATAGCTATGTCCATGGAGGGCTTCCTTATGAGAACTTAAAACCAGACCCTCAATTGAGGAGCCTATTATTGACTTTGCCTATTAGAAAAATTGTAAGTAATGGGCTATGCCCAATATAAGCAAATATTGACCCTATTTTGATGGTATTGTCCAATTAATACGTGTGTTGTTCAATATAGATCTTCACAAATGCTGATAGGGTCCATGCAATTAAAGCTCTTAGTAAACTTGGATTAGAAGACTGTTTTGAAGGGATTATTTGCTTTGAAACCCTCAATCCTACCCATAAGAACACGGTCTCCGATGACGAGGACGACGTCGAGTTCTTGGGATCGGTTTCCACCACGACCAGTGTTGCTAAGAACCCCGAGATTTTCGACATAATCGGTCATTTTGCCGACCCAAAGCCAGGTGCAACATTGCCTAAAACACCCATTGTTTGCAAACCACAAGATAGTGCCATTGAACTTGCTCTCAAGATTGCCAAAATCAATCCCCAAAGAACAGTAagatttatgttataaatttactCTTTTGTGTACTTCATTCTTCGAAGTTGTTACGGTCAACTAACGGATTCCGCCCGTTTTCAGTTGTTCTTTGACGATAGTGTCCGTAACATCCAAGCCGGAAAACGTGTCGGTCTACACACTGTGTTGGTAAGTCCATGGAAAGTGTTTTGGTGTCTCAATTAACGTAAACATTTTTGCTTGGAATGTATATGAATAGCTGTTCTGTTTGCAGGTTGGTACTTCCCAAAGACCAAAAGGTGCTGATTACGCATTGGAAAGCATTCATAATATCAAGCAGGCATTACCCGAGCTATGGGAAACTGATGTCAAATCCGATGTTAGTTACGCCGGCCAAGTTGCTGTTGAGACACCGGTGATAGCTTAGATCCTATGTTTATGTCTAGAGGGAAAAAAATGTAGTCTACATTCCTTGTCAttgttcaaaattcaaataatctacatgtactattatatataaaattagaatataatgAAGCCAAGGAGAAATTATCTCCAATGTTCATTAAAAAGCCATGGGGTTAACCAATATCAACAATGTCCTACATAACTAATCAGGGTAATCCATATCGATTGTAAGGTTCTTTTGTTAATCTAATCATCAATTTAAGCATTCAATATAcgaaacatatttaaaacacgcTGATCAAATCATAAACATGTGTGTACTTATTGCATGAACAACTTGAAATTGAcatgttaaaagaaaatatcgtgtcaattatatttagaaaagtTATTTCTCTTAACGTGCCAGATGtaacacatatttataatttgacccAAGAATTTTACATATTCCGTCTCATATTTGAGTTGATATTTAACACTGAAACTAATGACTAAAAAGACGAATAAATTTAATCGATACGATACTTATACCTAaactattcaattaaaatattttaaagttcaaggattaatttaaaatgtgaGCCGAAATTAACACTAGAACTAATAAATTTTCACGACAGATTTTGTGTGTTTGTTGTCTGAATGTTTTTCAAATTCTTGTAGCACCTAACATGTTTCTTTGACTAATATTAGATCAACAACTTCTTTGTGAATGTTGAGAATGTTAGTTATAGTATATTAATGTCTAGAATTACCCATAAATACGAGGATAATACGTTTAAGCACACTTAAAGTTACATTTttctatattaataataatgtcCATACCAGTCGAACTAAGACTCAACCGGcatgaataaattcaattgtttataataataaaaacaaacattaaactttgGCTCCTTATTGTCTATCCTCCAAATGGATCAACTAGGAAAATTTCAACCAACATGTGCTTGTATTCAATGCTCATCTTCgagtttatatttataataactcaataaatacttgaaaacGACGCATTTCTTGAATGAAGTAATGAATAGtttgaatgaaaaatgtatAGCTTAGGTGAAATGATGCATAGTGTAAAAGtatgatgaaaatttttatatgaagagttattttaatttgtcttttctattcaaaaattttgtaaattagtccttatatgttagatcaataagtaaattggtcttttatgttaaaattttcatgcattTGTACGGTTAAAAACGGGAACATATGCCAGAATAGACAGAGAATGACATATGACATGCTACGTGTACCTCATACTAATGCACAAGGAGTAATTTTTAACAAAGAGACTCCGTTTTCTCTTCAATCTAACACATATGAactaatttgaaagtttttgacTAAAGGGgtcaaaaaaaaatatacccTACATCTGTAAATATGCTATAATTGCAGGCCACCCAACTAGGCAGCCAAGTGAATGTAACTTTGCTCCACCACCGCAAACACCACCACATACCTTTTTGCCGGCACCACCAAATCTCAGATCCAGAGCCTATGTTGTCTCAGCAATGCACCTAATTTTTTATGCCAAAAACATGGAACTTTCTAGCTCTACACTGCATTAATTTCATGTACGAAATTTCAACAGTACCACCATGTGTAATAGCCATTcgttttttaatatgtttatatattacgAAGTCCCATGCTACAATTGCTAGGTAAACTGACCTTCATGGTGATATTGGCTTGCTTTggtttttttactatttttattgtatattaaAAGTGAATGATATTGGAAATTCATGTATCAAAACAAAAACGATATGTTAACTGACTTGGTTTggattattttgattcaaactcGATTAAAGATCACCTTTCTAACCAATTAAAAGTGGATGGTAAAGTATATTGTACTCTCATTTAAAAAACTCGTATTCATACCTTGGAGAAAATATTATTGAGAGAGGTAGTCACGAACCCCGAAAAAATTAGTCTCCATGGatcatataacaaaaatggAGTATAAATGTTTACAGGTCAAGCTAGGTGGTTGTCTGAtatcaatattatatttgaaaatgaacttcaaattttgtctaaattcaTCTATATTTATAAAGGATTAATTCAAACCCGTTTATATGTTGGAGTCTGTGATGCTAGAACTTATAAAGGTCTTAAACCCCTATTCATTAGGCCAAGCAAGGACCTAATTATAACAAACTCAAGACCATTGTTGTTTAAATCAAACTGGATCAGTTGGATCAAGCATCGTTAGGGTATCAATTTAAAGAGAGTGGTTATATCGGTTAACCCTCGAACTACTCATAATCAGTTGAATCGgactaaaaaaaattagctgaacatattttctctattttttaatatatatattttttatttttaaattattataaatattttaataatttatttaattaaaccgGACAAACAGATCAagtcaatcaaataaaaaactaatgatCTAACCGATTTAACTATTACGAAAACCTAACTCTAAACTTAACAAATAGGCAAATAAGTGTCGGTTTTGGGGTGGAGCCAATGGCCCATAAAGTTTGATGAATCAAAGTGGATGCAAAGAAAGAGGAAGATCTCAATGGATGAAGAAATCTCACGGGCCTTAGGTAGGGCaaaatttagattgataatatattaaaatgtctTCAAAAATTGTACATTTTGTTCAAATaagtccttttttatttatatatttttctttaaaacattGTCATAAGATATTTTTAAGTACAACTCAAGCACACAATTAGGGCTAAAGGCGCACACATGTCATCGCTTGGCCTTGTTCGTGTTCGTGTTCGTGTTCACGCGTGTCTACAACATAGACCGTGTgtgtttctttttaaataaaaccgacactgttattttaccattttgccccttcAGAAAACAGTATAAATAGCAAGTCGTTCTTCTCATTTTACACAACAACAAGCAAACAACAATCTCTTCTCTGCCTTTCTTAACTCGTCTGTTTTCTATTCAAAAAACTTTTCCAGTAAATTTTTGACCAAGTTTTTGGCTTTAGTTCCCAATCTACTTTTCTGAACACTTGTGAGAAGAGTAATACCATTTGTGTTCCACCTTCTTTATTTGGGtgtacaaatattaaaatattgtattaacTTGGGGGTGACGTCCATTACACGATTTCACCGATCAGGATGAATTTACTTCTAAAACAATGATTCTTTCACGACACAGTGATTAATTCGttttacaataatatattttcaacgatacatcaatttaataaatgcAAATCCATCCtaatatttagttttttaatatattaaccaTTCAAGTTCAATAATTTCTATACCAAGAGATATATGTAAACATCACATGTTTATGAACAAAGTCTAAATGTATTTGGGATAGTGAGCATTGTCCCCTTGATAAGGATCCACCCCACATGGTTGTACCCACACAATGCTTTTAGTCCTATCCAAATTAACTTTTTCCAATTCctttatagaaaatatttttggtcatgataaatattcttttttttcactattaatactattatttaataatgattaaaattatcaattcagTCTTGGCTCAATTCGTATCAGTATTATTGCCAATATAGAAGAATATAGGTTTAAATGTGCTAAAATGACGTGACTCGAATCCAAACTACATCTAAGACAGTAAACACCCTTAACCATTAGAtcatcatataaaattttataaaattccttttttaGTCCCTCACTTATGGCTGACAGACAcatttgggtttaattttaattaatattccTTGTTTTAGCCTTAATAACAGCTTAAGGAAATGATTTGACAggtaatatagtaaaataaataaacattttatatgtttttatatagcATTTATTGTCACCGACAAGAAAAAGTGTGCTGGTTGtgtattaatttgaataataatcTAATGTACAATGGAGTACATCATCTCTAACATTactatgaaatttaatttttttctatttcaaatgaaatttgtttattattcgTAAATTATCCTAGTATCGATATCCAAATtcgaattattatttgttagatAGTTGAATCcgaaaaaaattgaatccagatatgttaaaaattaaaatcgatcATTTCTAAATCTGTTAGATGTTCAAATATGAATATGGAATCTTGATGCAGATTTAGATTTTGAATCTGTTGTTCGAATAAGTAATACATATTCGAATAATAGAAATTTTAGAGTGTCTATCCATATCCATTTTGAATCCACAACGAATAGTAACTTTAATATCTGAATTTGCAAGAGAAGAGTCCTCTAATGCCAAAGAAAGGGTATTTATGGGAAAGGTTGATTCCCCTTTGTACTCAAGCCTTGACACGTGTCTAAATTAATCCTATTAAGGTTGGCTCATTAGGGACATAAGCTTTGACTAGATTAACGTTGATTTGATGAAGTTTTATGTGTGATTCATGCGAGAAGGAGGCTTAACACCCATCTTTGGCAAGATGGATTGGAGGCACTCTACCCATCGATCATATATGTGCTTGCAAGGATCAAAGTTGACGAGGTGCCTATCTATGGGTGAAGCTATAATTGTTGAAATAAGGTTGGCGAAGTCCACTCCgacaaaatatatgaattaaaagactcctaaattttataaatttatccccaaaaatataataaaatttaatttaatccttctaatgtaaaattataattcaatacaatgacaaaattgtattttaacttccgtaaaaatatataatataatccCGCCactctaataaaaaaataatctaactTCACCCCTTACCACATGATTAACAAACGAGATAAATTATCACCACGCCAGGACTCGTGTTTAACCATTAATATCATTTAGTAATTGTCCCCTACTCCCCCACACAATGCAAGGACAGTActttaataaaaccaaaatagttCACAAATTTGTTGGATATAGATCCTTCGTCTCACACATAAAAATCACCATTTTCTTGTCTCCTATTCAActtgtaataaataaataaataatcacaaactttaaaataaaatcttatgcATGTAATTTAAAACCGAAAATAAAAGAGAGTggataataattttgtaatagaTTCAACGCTCATTCTTACgatgttcatttttctttaattttttcattttaaattatgtcgtATAAGATTCGATGTCtcatttaatgattaaattaacgATTTTAATAACGAAAGGACTTTATTAATACGACATTAATAGTTTAAGAatataaatagaatattttaaaatttaaagaattatctcaaaaatattaacCCTACGAAATTATTACATCTCAACTATAAATtgacatgttttttttattcgattccCTTCActatatttttgtccatcactaTTTTATGTAAGTTTAATCCTCGTTCACAAAATGTAACCGTCATAATTTATGAATAGGTCATAGTGATTCGGGTTTATTTGGATGGATGATAAAATTGGTTTCGGTTAAACTAGGAATAGCGttgaaagttaaattaattattatagcGATGAGATTGAATATTGTAGCAGTGAGAGTAAAATTACTGGTTAGATGTGTGTTAAATTCAAAgataattataacaataaagtgaatgaaaaataattattaaagatattcgactaaaaattatatacaataaaAGTTATCtagttaaaagttaataaacTCATTGCACATTTCGATGttagatttgtaaaataaatctgaaataaaacttaataaaccaggatctatcatgtcaaattatcaagaataaatcaagaacaaaactagatgTGGAAGCGTACCTAAATTCATCGATTTCTTGAAATCTGCGGATCTTGGGGATTTGGTCTTCCTAATCAGCACAcaagaaatttaaagaatatttgctctctCTTTCCTATGgatgggatattagaaaagttataCTGTGTGCAATTTTGGGACCATAACCCTAACATATATAACATTGGCACATTAGTCCTAATTCCTAATTACCTGAAAAGCTCTTGTAGCAAAGAGAGTAGTTATTGTTGTCAACAATGGCTActttggtttaaaaaaaaaaaacctgagcaatacaaaaaaataacaaaagtatTATGGAGATCCTTCTTAGGAGTCGTATTGCATTTTCCCTCCTCTACTCAAAagatgggcaaattagtccttagataaaaaagcaaaatctgttaaaaattttatccatttctactgttGAAAACGGGTCCATATACGTCACCATGAAGTACATGTGACATGCCACATCATGTGTACTTGTATGATTATTCTATCAATTacaccaatttttaataaaaacagaTCGATTTACCCTTTAATCAAATCTACGAGgagtacttttttttttcattttttcattctcCTACATTCAACTTTTCATCTTTGTGGAATATAGTCAATGAAATCGTCCCAAATAAGTAATGAAGAATAAAGATCatagccaaaaaaaaaatccttcaaaatatcaaaagaaaTCTTATGTCAAGAAAATTCCtcaacaaaaagaagaaatatccaaattaaaaagatgctcaaaagaaaaggtttaatgtgaattttaaaggaaaaatatcacTAAAAAATCTTAACCATCAATACTTGGTTGAAAGATACTTAGAATTATAACCCtaaaaatttacatttcattattaaattatgtcacattcgaaaataaaaataaaaaaaatataaaattaatacattGAACACatgtctaaaatttttaaaattgtagatTGAGTTAATTCGATTGGCATGGGCATTGCTGTTAATGTAGGAAAATATGAGTTTGAATGCGCTAAAatgcattattctcctatttatgggttatgGAGAGGGTATGGGTAGTTTTAAGCATTATGCACTGAAATTGTTTTCCTTAtgttaaaagctaaaaaaatattttttgggttcCTTCCAACCTTGGCCCTGGGCAGTTCTATCTAACAACCCTAAGGTCGAGTTTGAAAGAActttatttaatgttttgaacCGGATTGAATCAATTAAGGTAttgatttaaagaaataaaaaatcgatTAACCTACGAAGTGATCGGAAccaatttaattgaaattaatttaagtagaatctaaatttaataaaatgtattttttttatattttaaaacttgtgaAGTGATTCCCTTAGCTTCTCAATAAGTACCCTGTACTCCTCATCTTCTTCCTTACATTTCATTCGTCCCAAAGAACATTTCTATTCCTCTTTTatacaaacaaaaaacaatGGCTACTGCtgcttcatcttcttcctttacCATGCTTCATTTAGCTTCATTGTTCTCCATTTTCGTATTAGTTAACGCAAGAATCCCCGGTGTTTACACCGGTGGATCCTGGGAAACTGCTCATGCCACTTTCTATGGCGGCAGTGATGCTTCTGGCACAATGGgtaagtaattttatttcattaaacaaaaaaaacccatttttaTTCGCTGCTCAAATTTCACTCTCTTTTTCATTCAGGTGGTGCGTGTGGATATGGGAATTTATACAGCCAAGGCTACGGTGTCAACACGGCGGCTCTAAGCACCGCGTTGTTTAACAATGGCCTTAGTTGCGGTGCTTGTTTTGAGATCAAATGTGCTAATGACCCGAGGTGGTGTCATCCTGGTAGCCCTTCTATTTTCATCACCGCCACTAATTTCTGCCCTCCTAAT from Gossypium raimondii isolate GPD5lz chromosome 1, ASM2569854v1, whole genome shotgun sequence harbors:
- the LOC105786497 gene encoding suppressor of disruption of TFIIS, whose translation is MEYEDIYGLSPRPKYDCLLFDLDDTLYPLSSGLAKACGNNIKDYMVEKLGIGKEKIVELSNYLYKNYGTTMAGLRAVGYDFDYDDYHSYVHGGLPYENLKPDPQLRSLLLTLPIRKIIFTNADRVHAIKALSKLGLEDCFEGIICFETLNPTHKNTVSDDEDDVEFLGSVSTTTSVAKNPEIFDIIGHFADPKPGATLPKTPIVCKPQDSAIELALKIAKINPQRTLFFDDSVRNIQAGKRVGLHTVLVGTSQRPKGADYALESIHNIKQALPELWETDVKSDVSYAGQVAVETPVIA